A single region of the Silene latifolia isolate original U9 population chromosome 8, ASM4854445v1, whole genome shotgun sequence genome encodes:
- the LOC141595245 gene encoding uncharacterized protein LOC141595245, with product MRASQDRQKSYADTRRSDISFEVGEKVLLKVSPMKGVMRFGKRGKLSQKFIGPYEILDRVGEVAYRLALPLALARVHNVFHVSQLRRYLSDPSHVLGPEVIEVDEQLSYLETPKEILDRKVRKTRNGETTLVKVLWTNHNVEEATWETELSMKESYPHLFT from the coding sequence atgagagcatcCCAGGACAGACAGAAGAGCTATGCTGACACTAGGAGGAGTGACATTTCTTTCGAGGTGGGAGAGAAGGTACTACTCAAAGTGTCACCGATGAAGGGAGTTATGAGATTCGGGAAGCGAGGAAAGCTGAGCCAGAAATTCATTGGACCTTATGAGATATTGGACAGAGTTGGAGAGGTGGCATACCGTTTAGCTTTGCCACTAGCGTTAGCCAgagttcacaatgtctttcatgtttctcagttgcggaGGTACTTgagcgatccatcacatgtgttaggtCCTGAGGTGATCGAGGTGGATGAGCAGTTGTCCTATCTGGAGACACCTAAGGAGATTTTGgacaggaaagtgaggaagaccaGGAATGGAGAGACAACTTTGGTGAAAGTCTTGTGGACTAACCAcaatgttgaggaagctacatgggagactGAGCTTTCCATGAAGGAAAGCTATCCACACCTGTTTACATga